Genomic DNA from Lactuca sativa cultivar Salinas chromosome 8, Lsat_Salinas_v11, whole genome shotgun sequence:
tttcggtttcgaagcccgacctttgcagagcccggtttctcaataaaacttccggttttattagaaacgatcgttttaagcaACGAATTGCTGTCcggttatcatcaaatcaagtgagtgtatagtcacatTCATCTTACACCTATatgtgaagtattttatatgaaatatgtgctacgtgtaattatattaattgtttaactgaggtgactgttgaattggtgttttatacaagttttaaactgtatatgtatttttatctacaaatatgttgggtaaaacatgggtagatagtgatgtgtgataaaataaaagtaatgagaggcctcgatgtgttttgagatccagtcatctagcggagtttggatgacgaccacgaactttctagacagtcaaatgggaaacattagcaggcccgcaacctgtaggtgttaatgaactaagagtgttcattcgctgtactccatccccctcatggttgcctttaggacatgtatggctgaggaaaccccttagcagtagtgtccatcccgatgatattctttaggttaggtcccttgtgataagtgtttagggacgtaaagtgatgataacaggaacgggtaatcaAGGTTATTATTAAATGATGAACTTAgtgagtttattattattgtgggttgaaaaccctatatgctcaccaggctcccaagcctgacccactcagctttttatgttacaggtagtggaccccgagcatagtcggaggacgatgagggatttttggattataggccagtagttgtaaataactattgaaaggcttataatgtcttgtttatgctttttatctgtatcggaacatgatatcccgaggttttgatatgaaatgaaactatacatttcttaaagaaggttttgataaatttttatcatgttttgttttgggaacaaattccgcaacatcttttaaaaatgtttctttgattttattttaaaaagcataaattaaatcggtcttttctggccgagaaattaggggatgtcacaaagtTTGACCATGTTCGTCACTCTAACAATTTAAGTTTGTCGCCTACAAGGGTGTGGTACCTAGAAACGAAGGTCAGGGGTTGAGATTTGGGACTTGAACCtcttgaggtaggttgttgacttctggttcggagtcaAAACCATCTGAAAAGCATTAtgcaaggtgatcatccaaagggattggatggtcatcttttggctcttcttcaagccatGCAACATTGCCTTGGTTTAGGAAGCATGGATCGCCATGAgaatggaatccaaccatgatacatacgcgagaaaaggggtataagaatcttatataaatagtcgtactacttaagataattataatatgATCCTTAcaagttacttcaatacttgcatagtgcataccggttatatgaaatcaaaacatgATATACCTTCAAATAAGTAACCctcactccaaatccacaaccaaacaaggaacaaaaagtaaagcaaagatcacaaattctaagtctatgacaccttagtcttatataaccttagtgtatccacttagcaactattgacctactagtaaagacctttttagttctcaaataaataattatagtaacacaaaatactcctatagtattttaagtttatgttttgtactaatgttctcattgtagtagtgttggtaagattatagacttgttgccacatcacaaccatttttGGGCATATATTAATCACTTCTCAGActgacatagttgatcaggctatgtcattcctagAACTGACCATTCATCCCCAAGCCTACCtgtgatgttcaacaatcgtaatacttttgttctgttctagtgactctggttttagtatgaatgcaggtatgtatacttagttaaatattttattatttaaaagtataaactcttggtcagagtattttaatcctgttgtgtttatagtttgtatatcttttatgggttgatatacccgattcactataaacaatgctttgataccaatatgtcacaccccaaaactaagaacggcggaaacgttctggggtggaggatgtcatgtatagtatcacaacaatgcaaagtagtaaataagcaacaacatcatccattgcattaatagtataatttcatacaagtgtgttctttaatagtagtaagacaccaaaaatgaataatcaaaataaaagacgagtcttgaagatgctccgtcttctcaaaacctggtcatcggtacctgtctactggtgacctaagaatacaagttattttgaaagagttgatcagcatttaagttggtgagttcaaaagtatttagtgtcaatgtttgtataagtttgatgaaaatgtttgtaattcatcaatgtaaatgtttgaaaactcctagaaaatcctatattttctactagtataaaaagaagtcttctaccaagacccgactgtttcaTGTGTTTGTTTCTCTATAAAAGTGGATGCTTTTCCTaaatatgactatcattaccaaattataattttatattacgctttatgtgagaatatcacaatttgaatataatggggAAATGTATGTGTACTGCAATATTATTTGTATCAACTACtaaagtaataactaccttaaaaccaatggtttaattaaggcaaaatgtgataagattgttaccatactaaactaactataacacgacgatgaaagacgtcggaaaaaatgacatttggcacccgtagacttgcaaataCCACTGTAGCAAAcaacaaaggtgtaggatagtcaatccagtataaatctatacgcaaactcacgctctccctccatgagattctggttacaaaacgtgacataacgaaatggtcgatgtgtcatgaagtagtatctcacattatgttatctctgaatcttgttatagtatacttctTACAAcaatagtattctatgtataatattttttgtataatatcctttgtatagtattctctgtctagtattctctgttatagtattcgtatatgatagtattctcctaaactatacctattatagtttactagtaatttcTGTAGTTTAAATGAAtgaaggtatacctttgctacccaaaggtactaaactgactgataatacttttatatctacacatgtatacataatatatatctaatatttagacgaccttcggacaaataaccgataccctaagtccacatccaaacaaggaaaaggaaataaagcgagttagcaATCCTAAGTCCTTACACTATatgtataactatacatatatagacatgattttgacaatatataagtttaaaataggttttgtaatacattttaaagagtttaacaataaatattaatgacttgatgtcagtttataaaatgatttaagCAGTTTGATTGATAATACAgttttaaagtataagaaatcgtTTGTTtaaaacacagtttgaagtatatgaaatcctttgtttgaaacatagttataaatcacatgtgattgattatataactaacatgttttctacttgtattcccccccccccccccccataaaagcatttaaaatcatttaaaaaataagttaaggggtatgaactcacatgataaTGAGTGATGTGAATGAAAgatcggtataggatgctaagtgtcaagtgaagacttgagcacacacggatcatatttagcatataatgacacatatatgcatctaattagtgtttataacatctagtCATGAAAtgaaacaaccttagggactagtaaacacttgtgtttgaagtgttaaaccacatagggttgcatataaaggGTGTAGGGCCttactttggagtttacggcccaagtgtaaaCATCCCCATGAGTTCACGACCCATGGGTTTTACGACCCAATGagttatggtcgtaaactcatggtaatttGTACTTATGtgtgttttaaggtcttacaaGTCACAATGAAGTGTTCTAGACTTGGTTCTAAGGCTTAGTAAGAGATTAGGGCTCATTTGCacccttaattagggtttacggcccaaggagattgccttggccgtaaactctcttttgatcTTAATTTCATGTTGTTTTCAAGGTGTAAACTAAGTGATtaaatcatataacatgctaaggAAAGATTACTTACAATATAAAAGTTTGTAAGGGTGATTAAGgtccaaaacactagtgtgtgttcttggtgaaatgaagaacacttgaagatctatcaacgtaagggtgattaaggtccaaaaaactagtgtgtgttcttggtgaaatgaagaacacttgaagatctatcaaaatagagtgatttcatggatgaaatcaattaTCCTTACTAGATAAAGTGTTGTAACAACTAATCAAAGGAAAaaattcttacatttttggaagatcaagatgaacttgatgatacttgagagagaatggaagttctttgacttgaaatgaaggaaatgatgaaaactcatgcatatagcatgagttcacgaccaatgatgagtttacggcccaaactcatGAAGTTTGGCCATAAACACCTCATAATGGGGTTTAAGGCTTGATTGTTGCACATTAAACACTAgaagatacttcctaacacttgattcttgaatgcCATATGATTAAAACacccaaacggcggaaacgttatggggtgtaggacgtcatgtacagtatcacaacaatgcaaagtagtaaataagcaacaacatcattaattgcattaatagtataatttcatataagtgtgttctttaatagtagtaagacaccaaaaatgaataatcaaaataaaaaacgagtcttgaagatgctccgtcttctcaaaacctggtcatcggtacctgtctaccggtgacctgagaatacaagttattttgaaagagttgatcaacatttaagttggtgagttcataagtatttagtgtcaatgtttgtataagtttgatgaaaatgtttgtaattcaTCAATGTAAATGTTTGAATATGTTTGTAATAGTCTATCTTTTCCCATAACTTTCTCAATTTCGTCACCAACTTTTTTCATTATGTGGGGATGGTTTACGAGTTATGCCAAAGCCCACTCGGTAGTAATGGCAAAAGCGTGTTCATGCACTAAATATATCATGAAATTAAACACATATATGTTAGTATATGCAAATATAGATATAACAAAGGTTGAAATATGATATACTAATGTTAATTACCAGAATGAAGGCTTTAATGTTGTATATGCTCAACTTTATCTCCATGCTCTCATCTAATGACATGTCGAGTAAAAGGTCAAGCAAGTCCTTAACTTCTGCCTTCTCGTAACTCTTATTTCTTGCCTCTTCACGCTTCTGCATGATATTTTCTATCATTTCATCAAATCTTCCACGAATTTCCTTTGACCTTTTTCCAATTCCTTGTACATCTATATTCTTAAGGAACCATATATAATCTGAAATTTAAATGTAAACATGAGTTCGCCTATATCGATAACTATGTTCTTTATGTCTTTTGTATCGTCATTTTCACCTGAACACCTCTTGCTCATAAGCATTCGTGATATAATATTGTTCGCTATCTTTataagccccccccccccccccccccttcaagTTCTACCGATTCCCAACTTTGGCTTTCTCTGATAAAAATCTTAAAAAGCGATTGATTTCTTCGTTTCTGACTGGATGGAGGGAATCGAGTGTTTTTAGCACCGAGGAGTTATGAGACGACTATCCTCTTTGAAAACTTCTAATAGGGTCCGTAAGTAGCAAAAATGATTGGATGTAAGTAGTAATATAATCCATGGATAAGTTATAGGGTCTATCTAGAAAGACATTATCATATGTTTTAAACAATGCCTTCCTTGTTCTCGATCTAAAGGGTGGTTGCCCTTTCTCCTCTCTATTGCAATCGAagtccaattttgactttttctgTCAAACATTGTTCTTATATGCGATGATttcatatgagagagagagataccttttatatattaaataattataatttcttttattatttttttaaataacaaaaaacttcataaatggtctctATTTTATGAATGACGGAAATCTCTTTCTATTAACAACCAAAAGTTGACGGTGTTAGCTAAAATGACAAtttattaaaagttttgaaaccatatagaccatttatgaggttttttgGATTTAAAAACTAAATTTCAGATATTATAAAACCGAGTgaaccatttatgaagttttgtaaATATTAAAAAAGGGGCATTATTTGAAAATGTGATTCAAAAACGATCTTAAACCTTTTCTACCGGATCACATACTTCTTGCCTAAAAAGATTGGTCTTTCGAATAAATCGAGTTGGATTTTTTATCCGGCCCGTGGTTTGGTAATATTTGGGTTTCTAAAACGGCCCGACCCATTTACAAGCCCAGTAAACCAAATAGGTTTACAAGTGATATAAGCCGATCAACTAGGGTTTACCGGCAGAGTTGAAGGAGAGAGTGGAGCAGTAAGTGCAGAGCACCGCCGCAGTTTCGCCGTACATCTATACCGGAGATTCCTATCTCCTACACCACACGCCGCAGCCATGGTGCAATTTCTTTCCTTCTTATTGAAATTTTATCCATTAGTAATTCATAGAAGTTTGCGAGCTGCTCGCGATGTTCGATTTATTTGATATCGGTTTTTCTTCCACGTTTCTCGCCATTAAAGCTTTTGCGATGATCTTCAGACTACATCACTCACGTTTTATTGTTTTAGTCATTGAACTATTTACCCTGAAACATTTGTATATCTATCTAGGATGTTAGAAGAATCAGTCAAATCCAGTGTCTGTTGTTTCGATCTTGTTTAAATTAGCAGTATAATACACAAATTTAGTTTCTAACATATGAATTTCTGGTTCACCTGACTTTTTGTAAACCCTACATCAATCGAAATGAGGCTATAGTTTTCGCAATATAGCCGTGATTATGTTGACTTATGTAGCATGTTTAATGGTGTTTTTTTTCTGCATCGAAGGCTCGAGGATTGAAGAAACACATGAAGAGGCTCAATGCCCCCAAGCATTGGATGCTTGATAAACTCGGTGGCGCTTTTGTAAGTACACTCATGAACAGTTTCTATATCTgattcttttctttttttcttccCTCTTCTCGATTGATAACATGTTATTTTAATTCTTCTTCAACCCAGGCTCCTAAGCCATCATCAGGACCTCACAAATCAAGGGAATGTCTCCCATTGATCCTCATTCTGAGGAACAGATTGAAATACGCTTTGACATACCGTGAGGTCCAATCCATTCTCATGCAACGCCATGTTCTTGTTGACAACAAAGTCAGAACTGACAAGACTTACCCTGCTGGTTTCATGGGTAAGTACACAAAATGTCCATATTACCCTCCTGTAGCTTCTCCAATTCATCGATCTCACCCTTTGTTTTCTCATCAGATGTTGTCTCAATCCCCAAAACCAATGAAAACTTCCGTCTTCTATATGACACCAAGGGTAGATTCAGACTCCACTCAGTGAGAGATGAGGAAGCCAAGGTTAGTTCATATTAATATATGACTATTTTCATactttttttaaaacaattaattaaagttttattttttgttgTTGTAGTTCAAATTGTGCAAGGTTAGATCAGTTCAATTCGGGTCAAAAGGCATTCCATACATCAACACATATGATGGGAGAACAATTCGCTACCCGGACCCACTCATCAAAGCAAATGACACCATCAAGCTTGACTTGGACACCAACAAGATTGTGGATTTCATCAAATTTGATGTTGGGAATGTTGTGATGGTGACAGGTGGCAGGAACACAGGGCGTGTTGGGATTTTGAAGAACAGGGAAAAACATAAGGGAAGTTTTGAGACTGTTCATATCCAGGATTCAACGGGTCATGAGTTTGCGACCCGTTTAGGGAATGTGTTTACTCTTGGAAAGGGGACAAAGCCGTGGGTGTCGCTGCCCAAGGGCAAGGGGATTAAGTTGACTATTATTGAGGAGGCTAGGAAGAGGCAGGCTGCCCAAGCTGCCCAAGTTgcttgatttttgtgttgttgatTGTTGGTTTTGTTGAGACTTATATGGtagttgttggattttagaggtGGTTATGTTTTTGATTTTGGTACAATTTTGAATGTTTGGGTTTTGTTTGTTGGGTTAATTTGATTACAAGTTGAAGACTTTGTGTTTTTTGGTTTTGACTTGTATGCTTTTTGAATCTTTTGATGCATAAAACAAAACTTTTTTTACATCTCATATTTGAACAAGGAAAAGAACTGCAAGACTGAAAAAACttggttttgaaaaaaaatatttttttattttctcgaCTTTTTCAGGTGAAAAAAGTTGTTGAAAAATCTCTACAAACTCAAGCTATAAAAAGTTAGCTGACGGTGATTAACAAATGTACTTGATGGATAGCAATAGTTGGTTAAAGCCGTTTCATGATGCATCCTGAACCACTTGTCAAGGATATAAATAAAAGATGTAAAGTTAAAACACAAACATCACTTGGAGCTTAGAATTGTTGTAGTGATGTgataaacatagatccatggAGCTTAGAATTGTTGTAGTAATGTgataaacatagatccatggttaGATCTTGATGGTTTTCTTTTAATTGCTTTAGTTGCTATGTTTATGTTTTGCTTTAGGTCCAACACTCAAGATTCTCCTTGATCATTGTATTTTGATCGATCGAATAAGAGCATATATACTAACGAGTTGGATGTGCCAGGTTGTCACATAGCGGCCTCGATTTGGACATTCATTGATGTTGAAATGACGGTAGTGGCATAGGGAAATATGAGTTGGAATCAGATTGGTTCTCGTCAAAACTCAATATTTTGGTCTGGAGGATTTTTCTAGATCGATTACCGACTAATGTTATATTATGGGAGAATGTCACTATTGTATAAGAAAGTATTTCAAATTGTTTTAATGTCCTTTAATTATTTTTCTTGTTTTATGAGGGAACAACGTAGGTTCTGTAGGTTTAAAAGGCCAATTTGAAGAATCTGAAGGAGTAAACCGGTTAACTCTTTGTTGTGTCATTTGACTTTCAAAAGTCCAAGTTTTTCTTTATCGACGTTTATAATTCCACATCACTTAAATTTCTTCCCATGCCAACAACTCCATCATCACTGTTGTCAACAATGGTGTTTAGCACTCAAATTTCTCTTATGGGcacttgttttgttttgttttttttgaaaTAAAGTCGATAGAGCTCCATTGGAAATGTTGGTGTCCCAAATAAATTTTTGATCAATTGAAACAAATGAGTAGTCAATATTTGAGGACCCGAGCTCAAATTCAAAACACTCATCTTGGTTTCCATCCCCAAATCACAAAACCCCGGTAGAATTTGATTCCATAACACGGAACCTATTTTCACAACCAATGTTAAACATTTAATCCaacaaattatttgaaaattaggTTCCAAATTGAATAATTTAAGggttttggaggtaaaaagaaaTAAACCTGATTTGATTCGAAGTTTTGAAAAGCAGAAGTCAATGAACAATGCCTAAGAGTTGGTGATAtgggtttggagacacagggatTCAAAGTTTCTGACGTAATCGGCGGTGACATATGAGGGTGAGGTACCAACAAGATGGGGGTGAAGGGTAAGGTGGTGTAGATAGTTAGAAATAGTGTAATTAGAGGCAAAGTTAAGGAAAGTGGAGATAAGTGGTAGATGGTAGGCAGTGATGGATGGTGACAAAGGAGGTGTTTGTTGGCTGTGGTGATGGAGTGTGTAGAAAGAGAGATAATACAAAGGGTAAGGATGAAGATGATGGTGCATGAAGGGGAGGTTGAAGATGTGAAAATGGTGGTTGGTTTTAGAAGACTAGTGTAAAAGATTGAGCCATCAACAACGTGGGCGTAGAGAAAGAAGCGGCAGACGATGGTGGTGGAAAAAGTGGAAGAAATAAAAATTGATTAATGGATTTCAGAGGATGAAGCAAGTGTACAATATCATAATGTATCCACAGGGTGTTGCAGAAAATATACATGTAGAATCTAAACTTTTGTCGGGGCGACAGTCCCTCTTGTGGGGTGTCATTATGTATTTGCATAAATAACTTATAATGTCCACATCATCAACCAGTTAAAACATGACAATACAAGTTTATTATCATAGGTAAAGGACTAACTTAACAACTTAACAAGTAAACATATACTTAATTTCCAtagagtacaaaaacaaaattttttaatagaactttaaaaataaaagagaaaatttTGTAAGGCTAAATTAATATTTCCCTTACATTATTTAAAAGGAGTGTTGATGTGGACACTTATGTGTGCCTTATTTGTGATTATTGTCTTGACACtacaaataaaatgacatttagtgGCATAGAAAAAATGCCACTAAAAACAAATTCGTTCATCTGTCTTGCGAGGCCTGTAGAGGCCATTCTGGTCCGAATTAGACAAAATGACCACAAGAACAAAGTTGTAGGAAATAGAGTCTAGTATTAAAGTTGTATTTTTGAAACATATACTTTGTTTGTTAATTGCTTGTTATGTGTGGTTTTTAGGTGAATCATTGAGAACTTCAAGTAAGTTCAAGACTTGGAATAAAAGGAGAGTCTCATCAAGGCTAAAAGGTGACTAATGTGCATAACTGAAATGTGCAATTCGTAAATGGTGATTTGATTCACATTAGGATGACCTTGTCATTACTTGTGCTTGATGATGATATGATATTTTTGATGCTACCGTATGCTTTGTGCTATTGTCATATTATGGGTTATTTTCTATGATGCTTTCACTTTGATGAATTTGATATATATGACAAACTAGTTTTTGGGAGTGAGTAGATAATTTTCATAACTTTAGTGTATAATCGAAAACTACATCTCATAAGTGGATTGTAAATGAAAATTAGGATTATGCTAGAATTTCTAAATGCTTGTGATAACTATTTGTAAATACGTGTTTGCATCTTGTGTATGGGTATGCCTTGGAATCTGCTGATATGGtgttatgcatgttatgtgttagtTGTAATTGCATACGATTGTGATGTTTAAAGAATTGGTAGTCTTATGCTATAATATGTCGATAATATGTTAATTTTTGTTACATGCTTTATTGCTCGTTAAAGGTAGTATGAATAACATGTATATGTTGAAGTAAGTTTGTTTTATGGGGTGTAACAGTGTTAATAGTAGAATCTTGCAAGCCTCATAGGTTGAAAGAGCTTAAACCATATTGGTTGTAAGTTGCATGATCTCATCGGTTTGAATTAACTAATATGTAATAATCAGTTGAATAAAGTTGTTGACTACCATTGTGGTTCTGATCCTTTAACCTGAAATGACTACCAtgcctttatttatttatttatttgattatttttgAAATAACTAAAAACAATACGTTGAAACTTCAACATAAAACCTTACTTATAGTGCATACATATTCTAactcatattaaaaataaaaacttccATAACTACTACAACCACATGCATTGTTACTAACAAAATAAAACCACACAAAACAACACATGTAAAATACCCACCAAGTACAACTTATTATGCTAAAGGTACAAATCAAACACCCTCCTCAAGAAGCATCTGATTAAAATGCCACACCCCTGCATATTCAATTAAATTTCATAACATTAATATCATCACATAAATTAAAAGCCACAATTTTATATTCAAATATTACCATGCCCTTTTCCAACTCTTCTTAATTGAGACACATAGTCTGAAATCTTCTTTATTGCTTCAACCTATATCACAAAACAATTCTAATTAACACAATtttcaaatatataaataaataaataaataaacaaataaatatttaTGAAAATCTTCACCTGTTCTGCTAGAAATTCACTCTCAATAAAATCTGCCAGTTGTGGATCATTGTTTGTATCGGCCACCTTTTATttcaaagattaaaaataaaaataaacaaatcattgaaattatattattattttttttgcatTTAATAATAAAGAAAAAGACTTTTGAATAACATACCGAATGCAAAGAAAGAAGTTTTTCATTGACTAGTTTCTCTAAGGACAATGCTAACTCCATTGCTAATCAAGATCAAAAGAATAAAATCAAAATAtggattaaatatatatttaagttTAACaagtgataattaattaattgagTTAATATTTGGTTAATTAATTACCATATAAAGCATCTCCCTTTTCTTCATGCTCAAACTCTGAAGGGGGCCCAACTATGGTATGCAACTTTACTCTTCCACCACGCATATTCTACACATGAAAAAAAGattttaagaaaaatgtgaaaaagATGACATGAGAATGTGCGTGTGGGAGAATAACCTGATATTTCATTAACTTTTCTGCATGTTCTCTTTCTTCATCACTTGATTCCTTGAAGAATCTAGAGAGAAATGAATCAAAGTTTATAAGTGTGTAAAGATTTGTATGAAAAGATTAATGGGGATTTGAGTTTATGTGGTTTGTTTTGTACTTGGCAAAGCCTTTCATGGCTACATTGTCTCGATCAAAGTATGCATACAGAGCGTGGTAGACGTAGGAGACATTGTATTCAACACTGCAGCATTAAGAAGTAAAGAGTTAGATGATTGTGACCTGTATAGATGATTGTTGATTGCTTCTGTAACAACAAGGACTATCAACTATGcaagttttgatttttaaatcttttaattcgTTATAGTGAATCATTTTCTTATCCATTTGGTTGGATTTTGATGGAAATAATAAGCACTACCTACCATTTATGATTTAATGTCATGAAAATTAAATGATTATAAACATTATTCTGCTTCTTTCATCCTTTCATCCATAATATCTGTAGATCCTCATCAGAAACATAACTTAGATCAACTATTTGACCATTAATACCTTTGTAACATTGATCCTAGTTAATTAATCATCATTTTCATTCAGTTATTCGTTTTTTCCTCACGCATCAAATGTATATGACTTATAGTCAccaatgaagcataatattcaaTAACAATCATCACAAAAGGTATGAAGAATTTCACTTTACGCACAGAATCATAGATATAAGCAGATATGGACCACACGACACGATTATACAGTCTGACAGCGAAGAACATCGAGAAAAAAGCACAAATTAACGAATATAATTATAAAGCTCACTTGATTTGCTCGTTGATGGCAGCTTCACAATCATCGAAATAGTTTTGACGTGCAAGTGAGGTCTGAGGAGATATCGGGACTAGGAACTCCTCCTTCTTCACTTCTTCAAACGGCTGAAACAGCACCCC
This window encodes:
- the LOC111908574 gene encoding ferritin, chloroplastic, whose product is MSMNTAISSSSRVLLKKPDVDLDSVPKNTIGSVKIPCFSSSPSSVLSLMSKVRRGAVHCASMVEEKTPVLSSGVLFQPFEEVKKEEFLVPISPQTSLARQNYFDDCEAAINEQINVEYNVSYVYHALYAYFDRDNVAMKGFAKFFKESSDEEREHAEKLMKYQNMRGGRVKLHTIVGPPSEFEHEEKGDALYAMELALSLEKLVNEKLLSLHSVADTNNDPQLADFIESEFLAEQVEAIKKISDYVSQLRRVGKGHGVWHFNQMLLEEGV
- the LOC111908576 gene encoding 40S ribosomal protein S4-1; this translates as MARGLKKHMKRLNAPKHWMLDKLGGAFAPKPSSGPHKSRECLPLILILRNRLKYALTYREVQSILMQRHVLVDNKVRTDKTYPAGFMDVVSIPKTNENFRLLYDTKGRFRLHSVRDEEAKFKLCKVRSVQFGSKGIPYINTYDGRTIRYPDPLIKANDTIKLDLDTNKIVDFIKFDVGNVVMVTGGRNTGRVGILKNREKHKGSFETVHIQDSTGHEFATRLGNVFTLGKGTKPWVSLPKGKGIKLTIIEEARKRQAAQAAQVA